One Anomalospiza imberbis isolate Cuckoo-Finch-1a 21T00152 chromosome 37, ASM3175350v1, whole genome shotgun sequence DNA window includes the following coding sequences:
- the LOC137464133 gene encoding class I histocompatibility antigen, F10 alpha chain-like isoform X2 has product MVRQRLLVAAGLGLLLGLLGDPGAATKVLHSLHYLQVAVSEPSPGVPQFTEMGFVDGIPFVRYDSERERMEPQMQWIKDGVDQGYWEGQTQNSVRSQHTAARNLETLRERYNQSGGLHTHLVVYGCDLLSDGSVRGSVRYGYDGQDFISFDLGSGRFVAADSAAEITRRRWEQEEQAERWMNYLKLVCPEWLQKYLGYGQKELEHKEPPDVHVSGKEEHGTLILSCHAYGFYPNTIAVNWMKGDEIWDQETEWGGIVPNSDGTFHTWARIEALPEEREQYRCRVEHPSMLEPGIFAWEPTSGGNLIMVVAVSIIAATLFLVILIGFVVWKRQSGNTWDGGWDGKGHGSTRHCSGNPVPPTLIPLCFHREEGQEWIQCGSRKGHGNEWLDRSNHRLSDPWSWIQPLSSQKSRELPAELIPLLPPTPQLLLTDPFPVFHFPMFQCQEPQIFPMLHFWYEIILLGAINPAWGNKSGFPPSVFWLFLSGSQERE; this is encoded by the exons ATGGTCAGGCAAAGGCTGCTTGTGGCGGCTGGGCTGGGGCT gctcctggggctcctgggggacccGGGGGCCGCGACGAAAG TTCTTCACTCCCTGCATTACCTGCAAGTGGCGGTGTCAGAGCCCAGCCCGGGGGTCCCCCAGTTCACGGAAATGGGGTTCGTGGATGGGATCCCCTTCGTGCGCTACGACAGCGAGCGGGAGCGGATGGAGCCACAGATGCAGTGGATAAAGGATGGAGTCGATCAGGGATATTGGGAGGGGCAGACCCAGAACAGCGTGAGGAGCCAGCACACGGCTGCCAGGAACCTGGAGACACTGCGGGAGCGGTACAACCAGAGTGGGG GTCTCCATACACATTTGGTTGTTTATGGCTGTGACCTCCTGTCTGACGGGAGTGTCCGTGGATCTGTGCGGTATGGCTACGATGGGCAGGATTTCATCTCCTTTGACCTGGGATCCGGGAGATTTGTGGCAGCCGACAGCGCTGCTGAGATCACCAGGAGGCGCTGGGAGCAGGAAGAGCAGGCTGAGAGGTGGATGAATTACCTGAAGCTCGTCTGCCCGGAATGGCTCCAGAAATATCTTGGATATGGGCAGAAAGAGCTGGAGCACAAAG AGCCCCCTGATGTCCATGTGTCTGGAAAAGAGGAACATGGGACGCTGATCCTGTCCTGCCACGCATATGGATTCTACCCCAACACCATCGCAGTCAACTGGATGAAGGGAGATGAAATCTGGGATCAGGAGACGGAGTGGGGCGGGATTGTTCCCAACAGCGACGGCACCTTCCACACCTGGGCCAGGATCGAGGCGCTGCCGGAGGAGCGGGAGCAGTACCGGTGCAGGGTGGAGCATCCCAGCATGCTGGAGCCCGGGATCTTCGCTTGGG AGCCGACATCTGGCGGAAATCTCATCATGGTGGTCGCTGTGTCCATCATCGCTGCCACCCTCTTCCTTGTCATCCTCATTGGATTCGTTGTCTGGAAGCGCCAATCCGGTAACACATGGGATGGGGGTTGGGATGGGAAGGGGCACGGATCCACCCGGCACTGTTCTGGGAATCCTGTGCCACCAACGCTGATCCCACTTTGTTTCCACAGGGAAGAGGGACAGGAGTGGATACAATGTGGCAGCCG GAAAGGACATGGGAATGAATGGCTCGACCGCAG CAATCACCGCCTGAGCGATCCATGGAGCTGGATCCAGCCCCTCTCTTCCCAGAAAAGCCgagagctgccagcagagctcatCCCACTGCTCCCACCCACCCCACAGCTCTTGCTAACGGATCCATTTCCCGTTTTCCATTTCCCAATGTTTCAATGCCAAGAACCACAAATATTCCCAATGCTTCACTTCTGGTATGAAATTATCCTGCTTGGGGCAATAAATCCTGCTTGGGGCAATAAATCCGGGTTCCCTCCTTCGGTGTTCTGGCTGTTCCTCTCTGGGAGCCAGGAACGGGAATGA
- the LOC137464133 gene encoding class I histocompatibility antigen, F10 alpha chain-like isoform X4, with protein sequence MKSDIWPCLGLLLGLLGDPGAATKVLHSLHYLQVAVSEPSPGVPQFTEMGFVDGIPFVRYDSERERMEPQMQWIKDGVDQGYWEGQTQNSVRSQHTAARNLETLRERYNQSGGLHTHLVVYGCDLLSDGSVRGSVRYGYDGQDFISFDLGSGRFVAADSAAEITRRRWEQEEQAERWMNYLKLVCPEWLQKYLGYGQKELEHKEPPDVHVSGKEEHGTLILSCHAYGFYPNTIAVNWMKGDEIWDQETEWGGIVPNSDGTFHTWARIEALPEEREQYRCRVEHPSMLEPGIFAWEPTSGGNLIMVVAVSIIAATLFLVILIGFVVWKRQSGNTWDGGWDGKGHGSTRHCSGNPVPPTLIPLCFHREEGQEWIQCGSRKGHGNEWLDRSNHRLSDPWSWIQPLSSQKSRELPAELIPLLPPTPQLLLTDPFPVFHFPMFQCQEPQIFPMLHFWYEIILLGAINPAWGNKSGFPPSVFWLFLSGSQERE encoded by the exons gctcctggggctcctgggggacccGGGGGCCGCGACGAAAG TTCTTCACTCCCTGCATTACCTGCAAGTGGCGGTGTCAGAGCCCAGCCCGGGGGTCCCCCAGTTCACGGAAATGGGGTTCGTGGATGGGATCCCCTTCGTGCGCTACGACAGCGAGCGGGAGCGGATGGAGCCACAGATGCAGTGGATAAAGGATGGAGTCGATCAGGGATATTGGGAGGGGCAGACCCAGAACAGCGTGAGGAGCCAGCACACGGCTGCCAGGAACCTGGAGACACTGCGGGAGCGGTACAACCAGAGTGGGG GTCTCCATACACATTTGGTTGTTTATGGCTGTGACCTCCTGTCTGACGGGAGTGTCCGTGGATCTGTGCGGTATGGCTACGATGGGCAGGATTTCATCTCCTTTGACCTGGGATCCGGGAGATTTGTGGCAGCCGACAGCGCTGCTGAGATCACCAGGAGGCGCTGGGAGCAGGAAGAGCAGGCTGAGAGGTGGATGAATTACCTGAAGCTCGTCTGCCCGGAATGGCTCCAGAAATATCTTGGATATGGGCAGAAAGAGCTGGAGCACAAAG AGCCCCCTGATGTCCATGTGTCTGGAAAAGAGGAACATGGGACGCTGATCCTGTCCTGCCACGCATATGGATTCTACCCCAACACCATCGCAGTCAACTGGATGAAGGGAGATGAAATCTGGGATCAGGAGACGGAGTGGGGCGGGATTGTTCCCAACAGCGACGGCACCTTCCACACCTGGGCCAGGATCGAGGCGCTGCCGGAGGAGCGGGAGCAGTACCGGTGCAGGGTGGAGCATCCCAGCATGCTGGAGCCCGGGATCTTCGCTTGGG AGCCGACATCTGGCGGAAATCTCATCATGGTGGTCGCTGTGTCCATCATCGCTGCCACCCTCTTCCTTGTCATCCTCATTGGATTCGTTGTCTGGAAGCGCCAATCCGGTAACACATGGGATGGGGGTTGGGATGGGAAGGGGCACGGATCCACCCGGCACTGTTCTGGGAATCCTGTGCCACCAACGCTGATCCCACTTTGTTTCCACAGGGAAGAGGGACAGGAGTGGATACAATGTGGCAGCCG GAAAGGACATGGGAATGAATGGCTCGACCGCAG CAATCACCGCCTGAGCGATCCATGGAGCTGGATCCAGCCCCTCTCTTCCCAGAAAAGCCgagagctgccagcagagctcatCCCACTGCTCCCACCCACCCCACAGCTCTTGCTAACGGATCCATTTCCCGTTTTCCATTTCCCAATGTTTCAATGCCAAGAACCACAAATATTCCCAATGCTTCACTTCTGGTATGAAATTATCCTGCTTGGGGCAATAAATCCTGCTTGGGGCAATAAATCCGGGTTCCCTCCTTCGGTGTTCTGGCTGTTCCTCTCTGGGAGCCAGGAACGGGAATGA
- the LOC137464133 gene encoding class I histocompatibility antigen, F10 alpha chain-like isoform X1, with product MAPALGLGVLLGLLALLGDPGAATKVLHSLHYLQVAVSEPSPGVPQFTEMGFVDGIPFVRYDSERERMEPQMQWIKDGVDQGYWEGQTQNSVRSQHTAARNLETLRERYNQSGGLHTHLVVYGCDLLSDGSVRGSVRYGYDGQDFISFDLGSGRFVAADSAAEITRRRWEQEEQAERWMNYLKLVCPEWLQKYLGYGQKELEHKEPPDVHVSGKEEHGTLILSCHAYGFYPNTIAVNWMKGDEIWDQETEWGGIVPNSDGTFHTWARIEALPEEREQYRCRVEHPSMLEPGIFAWEPTSGGNLIMVVAVSIIAATLFLVILIGFVVWKRQSGNTWDGGWDGKGHGSTRHCSGNPVPPTLIPLCFHREEGQEWIQCGSRKGHGNEWLDRSNHRLSDPWSWIQPLSSQKSRELPAELIPLLPPTPQLLLTDPFPVFHFPMFQCQEPQIFPMLHFWYEIILLGAINPAWGNKSGFPPSVFWLFLSGSQERE from the exons atggctccagcgctggggctgggggtgctctTGGGGCTCCTGGCGCTCCTGGGGGACCCGGGGGCCGCGACGAAAG TTCTTCACTCCCTGCATTACCTGCAAGTGGCGGTGTCAGAGCCCAGCCCGGGGGTCCCCCAGTTCACGGAAATGGGGTTCGTGGATGGGATCCCCTTCGTGCGCTACGACAGCGAGCGGGAGCGGATGGAGCCACAGATGCAGTGGATAAAGGATGGAGTCGATCAGGGATATTGGGAGGGGCAGACCCAGAACAGCGTGAGGAGCCAGCACACGGCTGCCAGGAACCTGGAGACACTGCGGGAGCGGTACAACCAGAGTGGGG GTCTCCATACACATTTGGTTGTTTATGGCTGTGACCTCCTGTCTGACGGGAGTGTCCGTGGATCTGTGCGGTATGGCTACGATGGGCAGGATTTCATCTCCTTTGACCTGGGATCCGGGAGATTTGTGGCAGCCGACAGCGCTGCTGAGATCACCAGGAGGCGCTGGGAGCAGGAAGAGCAGGCTGAGAGGTGGATGAATTACCTGAAGCTCGTCTGCCCGGAATGGCTCCAGAAATATCTTGGATATGGGCAGAAAGAGCTGGAGCACAAAG AGCCCCCTGATGTCCATGTGTCTGGAAAAGAGGAACATGGGACGCTGATCCTGTCCTGCCACGCATATGGATTCTACCCCAACACCATCGCAGTCAACTGGATGAAGGGAGATGAAATCTGGGATCAGGAGACGGAGTGGGGCGGGATTGTTCCCAACAGCGACGGCACCTTCCACACCTGGGCCAGGATCGAGGCGCTGCCGGAGGAGCGGGAGCAGTACCGGTGCAGGGTGGAGCATCCCAGCATGCTGGAGCCCGGGATCTTCGCTTGGG AGCCGACATCTGGCGGAAATCTCATCATGGTGGTCGCTGTGTCCATCATCGCTGCCACCCTCTTCCTTGTCATCCTCATTGGATTCGTTGTCTGGAAGCGCCAATCCGGTAACACATGGGATGGGGGTTGGGATGGGAAGGGGCACGGATCCACCCGGCACTGTTCTGGGAATCCTGTGCCACCAACGCTGATCCCACTTTGTTTCCACAGGGAAGAGGGACAGGAGTGGATACAATGTGGCAGCCG GAAAGGACATGGGAATGAATGGCTCGACCGCAG CAATCACCGCCTGAGCGATCCATGGAGCTGGATCCAGCCCCTCTCTTCCCAGAAAAGCCgagagctgccagcagagctcatCCCACTGCTCCCACCCACCCCACAGCTCTTGCTAACGGATCCATTTCCCGTTTTCCATTTCCCAATGTTTCAATGCCAAGAACCACAAATATTCCCAATGCTTCACTTCTGGTATGAAATTATCCTGCTTGGGGCAATAAATCCTGCTTGGGGCAATAAATCCGGGTTCCCTCCTTCGGTGTTCTGGCTGTTCCTCTCTGGGAGCCAGGAACGGGAATGA
- the LOC137464133 gene encoding class I histocompatibility antigen, F10 alpha chain-like isoform X3, whose product MAPALGLGMLLGLLGLLGDPGAATKVLHSLHYLQVAVSEPSPGVPQFTEMGFVDGIPFVRYDSERERMEPQMQWIKDGVDQGYWEGQTQNSVRSQHTAARNLETLRERYNQSGGLHTHLVVYGCDLLSDGSVRGSVRYGYDGQDFISFDLGSGRFVAADSAAEITRRRWEQEEQAERWMNYLKLVCPEWLQKYLGYGQKELEHKEPPDVHVSGKEEHGTLILSCHAYGFYPNTIAVNWMKGDEIWDQETEWGGIVPNSDGTFHTWARIEALPEEREQYRCRVEHPSMLEPGIFAWEPTSGGNLIMVVAVSIIAATLFLVILIGFVVWKRQSGNTWDGGWDGKGHGSTRHCSGNPVPPTLIPLCFHREEGQEWIQCGSRKGHGNEWLDRSNHRLSDPWSWIQPLSSQKSRELPAELIPLLPPTPQLLLTDPFPVFHFPMFQCQEPQIFPMLHFWYEIILLGAINPAWGNKSGFPPSVFWLFLSGSQERE is encoded by the exons atggctccagcgctggggctggggatgctcctggggctcctggggctcctgggggacccGGGGGCCGCGACGAAAG TTCTTCACTCCCTGCATTACCTGCAAGTGGCGGTGTCAGAGCCCAGCCCGGGGGTCCCCCAGTTCACGGAAATGGGGTTCGTGGATGGGATCCCCTTCGTGCGCTACGACAGCGAGCGGGAGCGGATGGAGCCACAGATGCAGTGGATAAAGGATGGAGTCGATCAGGGATATTGGGAGGGGCAGACCCAGAACAGCGTGAGGAGCCAGCACACGGCTGCCAGGAACCTGGAGACACTGCGGGAGCGGTACAACCAGAGTGGGG GTCTCCATACACATTTGGTTGTTTATGGCTGTGACCTCCTGTCTGACGGGAGTGTCCGTGGATCTGTGCGGTATGGCTACGATGGGCAGGATTTCATCTCCTTTGACCTGGGATCCGGGAGATTTGTGGCAGCCGACAGCGCTGCTGAGATCACCAGGAGGCGCTGGGAGCAGGAAGAGCAGGCTGAGAGGTGGATGAATTACCTGAAGCTCGTCTGCCCGGAATGGCTCCAGAAATATCTTGGATATGGGCAGAAAGAGCTGGAGCACAAAG AGCCCCCTGATGTCCATGTGTCTGGAAAAGAGGAACATGGGACGCTGATCCTGTCCTGCCACGCATATGGATTCTACCCCAACACCATCGCAGTCAACTGGATGAAGGGAGATGAAATCTGGGATCAGGAGACGGAGTGGGGCGGGATTGTTCCCAACAGCGACGGCACCTTCCACACCTGGGCCAGGATCGAGGCGCTGCCGGAGGAGCGGGAGCAGTACCGGTGCAGGGTGGAGCATCCCAGCATGCTGGAGCCCGGGATCTTCGCTTGGG AGCCGACATCTGGCGGAAATCTCATCATGGTGGTCGCTGTGTCCATCATCGCTGCCACCCTCTTCCTTGTCATCCTCATTGGATTCGTTGTCTGGAAGCGCCAATCCGGTAACACATGGGATGGGGGTTGGGATGGGAAGGGGCACGGATCCACCCGGCACTGTTCTGGGAATCCTGTGCCACCAACGCTGATCCCACTTTGTTTCCACAGGGAAGAGGGACAGGAGTGGATACAATGTGGCAGCCG GAAAGGACATGGGAATGAATGGCTCGACCGCAG CAATCACCGCCTGAGCGATCCATGGAGCTGGATCCAGCCCCTCTCTTCCCAGAAAAGCCgagagctgccagcagagctcatCCCACTGCTCCCACCCACCCCACAGCTCTTGCTAACGGATCCATTTCCCGTTTTCCATTTCCCAATGTTTCAATGCCAAGAACCACAAATATTCCCAATGCTTCACTTCTGGTATGAAATTATCCTGCTTGGGGCAATAAATCCTGCTTGGGGCAATAAATCCGGGTTCCCTCCTTCGGTGTTCTGGCTGTTCCTCTCTGGGAGCCAGGAACGGGAATGA
- the FLOT1 gene encoding flotillin-1 yields MFFTCGPNEAMVVSGFCRSPPVMVAGGRVLVIPCLQQIQRISLNTLTLPVRSEKVYTRHGVPISVTGIAQVKIQGQNKEMLAAACQMFLGKSESEIGQIALETLEGHQRAIMAHMTVEEIYKDRQKFSDQVFRVASSDLVNMGISVVSYTLKDVHDEQDYLRSLGKGRTAQVQRDARVGEAEAKRDAGIREARARQEQVSAQLLSEEATARAQRDFQVAQAECDGAVSARRATAELAFQLQAARSQQAIAAQRGEVALVERAQRVQLQEQEVGRRRQELEATVRKPAEAERYRLERLAEAHRTQVLLQAEAEAETLKVTGAARAAAVASRARAEAAAAAAKAEAFGQFQDAAVVDLVLQRLPQVAEAVAQPLLGTRRVTLVGGSGAVGVAKIPSEILDLVTRLPGAVGALARGSQVTPTEPEGGTGATESSPNVPKVSPNAPRVSLSSTPQ; encoded by the exons ATGTTCTTCACCTGCGGCCCCAACGAGGCCATGGTGGTGTCGG GTTTCTGCCGCAGCCCCCCAGTGATGGTGGCCGGGGGCCGGGTGTTGGTGatcccctgcctgcagcagatccagcg gatctccctgaacacgctgacgctgcccgtgcgcagtgagaaggtttaCACCCGCCACGGGGTGCCCATCTCCGTCACTGGAATCGCACAG gTGAAGATCCAGGGGCAGAACAAGGAGATGCTGGCGGCTGCCTGTCAGATGTTCCTGGGCAAGTCGGAGAGCGAGATCGGCCAGATCGCCCTGGAGACGCTAGAGGGCCACCAGCGTGCCATCATGGCCCACATGACTGtggag GAGATCTACAAGGACCGGCAGAAGTTCTCGGATCAGGTTTTCCGCGTGGCCTCGTCCGACCTGGTGAACATGGGCATCTCCGTGGTCAGCTACACCCTCAAGGACGTGCACGACGAGCAG GATTACCTGCGCTCCCTCGGGAAGGGCCGCACGGCGCAGGTGCAGCGCGATGCCCGCGTGGGAGAGGCCGAGGCCAAACGCGATGCCGGGATCCGC gaggcGCGGGCGCGGCAGGAGCAGGTGTCGGCGCAGCTGCTGAGTGAGGAGGCCACGGCACGAGCCCAGCGTGACTTCCAGGTGGCCCAGGCCGAGTGCGATGGAGCCGTCAGCGCCCGCAGGGCCACGGCTGAGCTGGCGTTCCAGCTGCAG GCGGCCCGTTCTCAGCAGGCCATCGCGGCACAGCGTGGGGAGGTGGCGCTGGTGGAGCGGGCGCAGCgggtgcagctgcaggagcaggaggttggGCGGCGCCGCCAGGAGCTCGAGGCCACCGTGCGCAAACCGGCCGAGGCCGAGCGCTAccggctggagcggctggctGAGGCACACCG GacgcaggtgctgctgcaggcagaggccgaggccgagaCCCTCAAG GTGACGGGCGCTGCCCGTGCCGCGGCCGTGGCCTCTCGTGCCCGCGCCGAGGCCGCGGCGGCTGCGGCCAAGGCCGAGGCCTTCGGGCAGTTCCAGGACGCGGCCGTGGTGGATCTGGTGCTGCAGAGACTGCCCCag GTGGCCGAGGCGGTGGCGCAGCCGCTGCTGGGGACGCGCCGGGTGACGCTCGTGGGCGGCTCCGGGGCCGTCGGGGTGGCCAAAATCCCCTCGGAAATCCTGGACTTGGTCACGCGGCTGCCGGGGGCCGTGGGGGCGCTGGCCAGGGGCTCCCAG GTGACCCCAACGGAGCCCGAGGGTGGCACCGGAGCCACTGAAtcgtccccaaatgtccccaaagtgtccccaaatgccCCCAGAGTGTCCCTGAGCAGCACCCCCCAGTGA
- the LOC137464152 gene encoding zinc finger protein 154-like translates to MGFTQNSSLRKHQRIHTGEKPFECGKCGKSFNQCSSLIQHQVIHTGERPYTCLECGKSFGWITALRKHHQHIHTGERSYKCPQCGKGFQISSDLLVHQRSHTEERPFLCPDCGKGFRKNSALTIHRRIHTGETPYKCPECGKSFSTGSTLTRHQRKHQ, encoded by the coding sequence atgggTTTCACCCAGAATTCCAGCCTGAGGAAACACCAAAGGATCCATACTGGGGAAAAGCCCTTTGAGTGtgggaaatgtgggaagagcttcaacCAGTGCTCTAGCCTGATTcagcaccaggtgatccacactggggaacggccctacacctgcttggaatgtgggaagagctttgggtGGATCACTGCCCTGAGAAAACAccaccagcacatccacactggggagaggtcctacaagtgtccccagtgtgggaagggATTTCAGATCAGTTCTGATCTCCTCGTACATCAGCGGagtcacacagaggagaggcccttcctctgccccgactgcgggaagggcttcaggaAGAACTCTGCCCTCACCATCCAtcggcgcatccacaccggggagacaCCCTATAAGTGTCctgagtgtgggaagagcttctccacaggctcaaccttgaccagacaccaacggaAGCACCAGTAA
- the LOC137464133 gene encoding class I histocompatibility antigen, F10 alpha chain-like isoform X5, whose protein sequence is MGFVDGIPFVRYDSERERMEPQMQWIKDGVDQGYWEGQTQNSVRSQHTAARNLETLRERYNQSGGLHTHLVVYGCDLLSDGSVRGSVRYGYDGQDFISFDLGSGRFVAADSAAEITRRRWEQEEQAERWMNYLKLVCPEWLQKYLGYGQKELEHKEPPDVHVSGKEEHGTLILSCHAYGFYPNTIAVNWMKGDEIWDQETEWGGIVPNSDGTFHTWARIEALPEEREQYRCRVEHPSMLEPGIFAWEPTSGGNLIMVVAVSIIAATLFLVILIGFVVWKRQSGNTWDGGWDGKGHGSTRHCSGNPVPPTLIPLCFHREEGQEWIQCGSRKGHGNEWLDRSNHRLSDPWSWIQPLSSQKSRELPAELIPLLPPTPQLLLTDPFPVFHFPMFQCQEPQIFPMLHFWYEIILLGAINPAWGNKSGFPPSVFWLFLSGSQERE, encoded by the exons ATGGGGTTCGTGGATGGGATCCCCTTCGTGCGCTACGACAGCGAGCGGGAGCGGATGGAGCCACAGATGCAGTGGATAAAGGATGGAGTCGATCAGGGATATTGGGAGGGGCAGACCCAGAACAGCGTGAGGAGCCAGCACACGGCTGCCAGGAACCTGGAGACACTGCGGGAGCGGTACAACCAGAGTGGGG GTCTCCATACACATTTGGTTGTTTATGGCTGTGACCTCCTGTCTGACGGGAGTGTCCGTGGATCTGTGCGGTATGGCTACGATGGGCAGGATTTCATCTCCTTTGACCTGGGATCCGGGAGATTTGTGGCAGCCGACAGCGCTGCTGAGATCACCAGGAGGCGCTGGGAGCAGGAAGAGCAGGCTGAGAGGTGGATGAATTACCTGAAGCTCGTCTGCCCGGAATGGCTCCAGAAATATCTTGGATATGGGCAGAAAGAGCTGGAGCACAAAG AGCCCCCTGATGTCCATGTGTCTGGAAAAGAGGAACATGGGACGCTGATCCTGTCCTGCCACGCATATGGATTCTACCCCAACACCATCGCAGTCAACTGGATGAAGGGAGATGAAATCTGGGATCAGGAGACGGAGTGGGGCGGGATTGTTCCCAACAGCGACGGCACCTTCCACACCTGGGCCAGGATCGAGGCGCTGCCGGAGGAGCGGGAGCAGTACCGGTGCAGGGTGGAGCATCCCAGCATGCTGGAGCCCGGGATCTTCGCTTGGG AGCCGACATCTGGCGGAAATCTCATCATGGTGGTCGCTGTGTCCATCATCGCTGCCACCCTCTTCCTTGTCATCCTCATTGGATTCGTTGTCTGGAAGCGCCAATCCGGTAACACATGGGATGGGGGTTGGGATGGGAAGGGGCACGGATCCACCCGGCACTGTTCTGGGAATCCTGTGCCACCAACGCTGATCCCACTTTGTTTCCACAGGGAAGAGGGACAGGAGTGGATACAATGTGGCAGCCG GAAAGGACATGGGAATGAATGGCTCGACCGCAG CAATCACCGCCTGAGCGATCCATGGAGCTGGATCCAGCCCCTCTCTTCCCAGAAAAGCCgagagctgccagcagagctcatCCCACTGCTCCCACCCACCCCACAGCTCTTGCTAACGGATCCATTTCCCGTTTTCCATTTCCCAATGTTTCAATGCCAAGAACCACAAATATTCCCAATGCTTCACTTCTGGTATGAAATTATCCTGCTTGGGGCAATAAATCCTGCTTGGGGCAATAAATCCGGGTTCCCTCCTTCGGTGTTCTGGCTGTTCCTCTCTGGGAGCCAGGAACGGGAATGA